In the Primulina eburnea isolate SZY01 unplaced genomic scaffold, ASM2296580v1 ctg739_ERROPOS11973397, whole genome shotgun sequence genome, one interval contains:
- the LOC140822262 gene encoding MYB-like transcription factor EOBII, producing the protein MDKKPCIYQETEVRKGPWTMEEDLILINYIANHGEGVWNSLARSAGLQRTGKSCRLRWLNYLRPDVRRGNITTEEQLLIMDLHAKWGNRWSKIAKHLPGRTDNEIKNYWRTRIQKHVKQAETFTSQISEHSNDQASTSCDLSGIYPTHHAVESYSPLSFSGSVENFQGSFSHETNDNIWSMEDFWSMQLLNGD; encoded by the exons ATGGATAAAAAGCCATGCATTTATCAAGAAACTGAGGTGAGGAAAGGGCCATGGACCATGGAAGAAGATCTAATTCTCATCAACTACATTGCCAATCATGGCGAAGGTGTATGGAATTCTCTTGCTCGATCTGCAG GGCTTCAACGTACCGGGAAAAGTTGCCGGCTACGTTGGCTTAACTACCTTCGGCCGGATGTTAGAAGGGGAAATATAACAACCGAGGAGCAACTCTTGATCATGGATCTGCATGCAAAGTGGGGTAATAG ATGGTCGAAGATCGCAAAACATTTGCCTGGAAGAACAGATAACGAGATAAAGAACTACTGGAGAACTCGGATCCAGAAGCACGTCAAGCAAGCCGAGACTTTTACCAGCCAAATTTCGGAACACAGCAACGATCAAGCGAGCACAAGCTGCGATCTCTCCGGCATCTATCCGACGCATCACGCAGTTGAATCTTACTCCCCACTTTCATTTAGTGGGAGTGTGGAGAATTTTCAAGGGTCATTCTCTCATGAAACAAATGACAACATTTGGAGCATGGAGGATTTTTGGTCCATGCAGTTGCTTAATGgagattaa
- the LOC140822058 gene encoding large ribosomal subunit protein bL12c-like: MASSLSSVNLHYPSYATPSTVSTAHPSIIFPKKMCESTVKIATKLHSRRATVLRPIAAVDAPEKVVELGDQISNLTLADAQKLVEYLQDKLGVSAASFGPAAAVAAAPAAEEAPVVEEKTEFDVMIEDVPSNSRIATIKVVRSLTNLALKEAKELIEGLPKKFKEGVSKEEAEEAKKQLEEAGAKIAIV; encoded by the coding sequence ATGGCTTCATCTCTTTCATCCGTTAACCTACACTACCCCTCTTATGCTACTCCCTCCACCGTCTCTACGGCGCACCCCTCCATCATCTTCCCCAAGAAAATGTGCGAGTCCACAGTCAAAATCGCCACGAAACTGCACAGCCGCCGCGCCACGGTTCTCCGTCCCATTGCCGCAGTTGACGCTCCCGAAAAAGTGGTCGAGCTCGGAGACCAGATCTCAAACCTAACCCTTGCCGATGCTCAGAAGCTCGTGGAGTACCTCCAGGACAAGCTCGGAGTGTCCGCGGCGTCATTTGGCCCAGCTGCCGCCGTCGCGGCTGCCCCGGCGGCTGAAGAAGCTCCGGTGGTGGAGGAGAAGACGGAGTTCGACGTCATGATCGAGGATGTGCCTAGCAACTCTAGAATCGCGACGATTAAGGTGGTTAGGTCTCTGACTAACCTGGCTTTGAAGGAGGCGAAGGAATTGATCGAAGGATTGCCAAAGAAATTCAAGGAAGGAGTGTCGAAAGAAGAGGCCGAGGAAGCTAAGAAGCAGCTGGAAGAGGCTGGGGCTAAAATAGCCATCGTTTGA